The genomic segment AGGTACGTAGACCCAGGTATTGTCCGTTAGGGCCGGGCGGTTTACCACCAAATTTAAAAACCTCAAGCCGCGAAAAGCCATTCCGCGCGCGGCGGCCAAGACGTCGCCTCCGCCGGGGGGACGGACCATCTCCGCCAGCCGCGGCAACGGCGCCGTAGATACGACGAAGTCGGCGCTCTCGAAGCCGTCGCGGCCGTTCTGCCGGAGGGCGACGCCGACGACGCGGCCGCCCTCCCGCCGCACCTCGTAAACGTCCGCGTTCAGCCTTATCTCGGCGCCCGCGGCCCGGGCGCGCTCCGCCAACGTCTCGTACATTCGCCCTATGCCGCCGCGCGGATAATGGAACTCCGCAGCGTACGTCTTGGGCTTTTCCTTCTTTATCTTCAACAGCAGTAAAAATACGTCCCACAGGTTCAATAGCGAAATGCGCTGCGCGGCCCAATCCGCCGATATCTCCGACGGCGGCCGGCCCCAAAGTTTCCGTGTATAGGGGCCGAAGTAGATCTCGTAAAGCGTCCGTCCGAAACGATTAACTACCCAATCTTCGAAGGAGACGTCGGCTCGAGGCGCGAGCCGCTGCCGCGCCGCGGCCCAGAGGTAATCGACCCCCGCCCGGGCGGCCGTCAGGGGGTTCATCCGGAAAAGCAGGTTCTTGAAATCCAGCGGGTACGCGAAATCCTTGCCCCAAAGGCGGATAGTGCTCTTGCGCCGCCTGAGCTCGAGGTCGTCCCCCATCAGCTCGAAGACGTAATCCCGGACCTCCTCGTCCCTCGTGAAGAAACGGTGGCCGCCGAGGTCGAAGGTCGCGCCGCCGAAGGAAACGGTCCGGCACAGGCCGCCGACGCGGTCCTGCGCCTCCAACACCAATACGTCGAGGCCGGCGGCCGCGAGTCGGTCCGCGCAGGCGAGGCCCGCGGGCCCGGCGCCTATAACGATAACGCTTTTGTTTTTCTTCAAATCCGTCTTTAATTCGAGCGATAGGCCAACGTCGGTCGCGCCGGGAGAAGAAGCGCCGCGACGCCACGAACTCGGCCGAATACGAAGTCGGTATAAAGCCACCGTCGGGCGAGGACGCCGCGCCGCGCGTTTATTTCGCCCAGGATTTCGATTCCGGCCTATCGGAGAAATTGAACGGCCTTACTTCGACCCGGTCGCCGGCGGTTCTTTATAGCTTGCAACGTCGACTTCGGCCTTCAACAACGCTATGTCGCCGCCCTTTTCCAAAGGGGCGTACTCGGACGTGAACTTCAGGCCCGCCGTCTTCCCGCCCGGAGGCACCAACTCGTCGACCGTAAAATCGTGCCTCTCTACGATTTCGTTGCCGGGCCCGACGAGCTTCACGTACAAAGTCCCCCTCCACGCGTAGTCGGAGCCGTTGACGGCGCTGACGGTCCAATCGTAGCG from the bacterium genome contains:
- a CDS encoding FAD-dependent oxidoreductase; translated protein: MKKNKSVIVIGAGPAGLACADRLAAAGLDVLVLEAQDRVGGLCRTVSFGGATFDLGGHRFFTRDEEVRDYVFELMGDDLELRRRKSTIRLWGKDFAYPLDFKNLLFRMNPLTAARAGVDYLWAAARQRLAPRADVSFEDWVVNRFGRTLYEIYFGPYTRKLWGRPPSEISADWAAQRISLLNLWDVFLLLLKIKKEKPKTYAAEFHYPRGGIGRMYETLAERARAAGAEIRLNADVYEVRREGGRVVGVALRQNGRDGFESADFVVSTAPLPRLAEMVRPPGGGDVLAAARGMAFRGLRFLNLVVNRPALTDNTWVYVPEPEYFFFRIQDLRNWSPSLCPPGKSALELEISCDAGDEKWRMSDEEVKEVCLADLAAVGLDVAADVDACGSSFSEYSYPVYDLGYREKLGAVLEFVWPMENLLTVGRGGLFRYNNMDHSIKMGLLAARHVGRGDSRDAVLDIAKEQSVFEAPHKRH